Proteins from a genomic interval of Quercus robur chromosome 9, dhQueRobu3.1, whole genome shotgun sequence:
- the LOC126699419 gene encoding disease resistance-like protein DSC1, which produces MSRKPSSQDQLEALEFFDLGGCSKLKKFPEIVKNMSRLSKLCLSEIAIKDPSLLVERSTGLIDLDLRDCKNLSSLPISICSLTSLKTLIISDCSKLDKLPENLGNIEGLEELDGSRTAIKELLSSMVLLKNLQNLSLRGCNFLSSKPSNKLLISMLALSGLSSLTYMNLSYCNLQAVPDVIGCLSSLTNLNLKGNNFVSLPEDIIQLSKLDSLYLSGCTNLRSLPQLPLSIDYLGAEGCTSLETLPLRLEEDFHPHLYLLNCFKLNDNQDYGGMFLTMLRRYIQRPDLGLQNILIPGSRIPKWFSHQSDGPSLNLQEPPGFIGIALCVVFVPCEHYPLQHPPESSKNHPVTHFINFLCNVNGYKVPDYLSFGFSEQSSKIDSNHLWIKYFSMEGLWDKILSQVDANDQLSQVDVGIEIEGTGLEVTRCGARLVYEQDIEDLKQNMAGSCNCSTTPYEDNLDDLAKDTIIKRSHDDHDGDEDGPSGEVTYNEVDVPHPKRIWLPDLIERFIPHLGNWIGNSSTQEQGDSNCEEEKFQ; this is translated from the exons ATGTCTCGAAAGCCTTCCTCACAAGATCAGCTTGAAGCTCTTGAATTTTTCGATCTTGGTGGTTGTTCAAAATTGAAGAAGTTTCCAGAGATTGTGAAAAATATGTCACGTTTGTCAAAACTTTGTTTAAGTGAGATTGCTATAAAAGATCCATCATTATTAGTGGAACGCTCAACTGGCCTTATAGACTTGGATCTAAGAGATTGCAAAAACCTTTCAAGTCTTCCTATTTCAATTTGTAGTTTGACGTCTTTAAAAACTCTCATTATATCTGACTGCTCAAAACTTGACAAATTGCCAGAGAACTTGGGAAATATTGAAGGCCTAGAGGAGCTAGATGGGAGTAGAACTGCTATAAAAGAGTTACTTTCGTCCATGGTTCTCTTAAAAAATCTCCAAAATCTCTCTCTACGTGGATGTAATTTTCTATCATCTAAACCATCAAATAAGCTCCTCATCTCAATGCTTGCTCTATCAGGCTTGTCCTCTTTGACCTATATGAATCTAAGTTATTGCAATCTACAGGCAGTCCCTGATGTTATTGGTTGTTTGTCctctttaacaaatttaaatctAAAGGGAAATAATTTCGTTTCCCTTCCTGAAGATATCATTCAACTATCTAAACTAGATTCTCTTTATTTGAGTGGTTGCACTAATCTACGGTCACTGCCACAGCTTCCATTAAGTATTGATTATTTGGGGGCAGAAGGTTGTACCTCACTCGAAACATTACCCTTAAGACTAGAAGAAGATTTTCATCCTCATCTTTATCTTCTTAACTGCTtcaaattaaatgacaatcaagATTACGGTGGCATGTTCTTAACAATGCTGAGACGTTACattcag AGACCAGATTTAGGTCTCCAAAATATTCTTATACCTGGAAGTAGAATTCCAAAATGGTTTAGCCATCAAAGTGACGGGCCTTCATTGAATCTGCAAGAGCCTCCAGGTTTTATAGGAATTGCTCTGTGTGTTGTTTTTGTACCCTGTGAGCATTATCCACTCCAACATCCTCCGGAAAGTTCAAAAAATCATCCGGttactcattttattaattttctctGTAATGTTAATGGATATAAAGTTCCAGATTACTTAAGTTTTGGTTTTTCCGAGCAATCTAGTAAGATTGATTCAAATCACCTttggataaaatatttttctatggAAGGGCTATGGGACAAGATATTGAGTCAAGTCGATGCTAATGATCAATTGAGTCAGGTTGATGTTGGAATTGAAATTGAAGGTACAGGCTTGGAGGTGACGAGATGCGGGGCTCGTTTGGTATATGAGCAAGACATTGAAGATCTCAAACAAAATATGGCTGGTTCTTGCAATTGTAGCACCACTCCTTATGAGGATAATTTAGACGATTTAGCAAAAGATACCATAATTAAGCGAAGTCATGATGACCATGATGGGGATGAGGATGGACCTAGTGGAGAAGTTACCTATAATGAGGTAGATGTTCCACACCCAAAGAGGATATGGCTCCCTGATTTAATTGAAAGATTCATTCCACATTTGGGAAATTGGATTGGGAATTCAAGCACACAAGAACAAGGTGACTCTAATTGCGAGGAAGAGAAATTTCAGTGA